CCTTTACCACATGTTTACCCACAAGTTAGAGCTTGGATTATTCCCATAACCcaatgtcgccggggaaaatgaataaaaattgaggaaaatgctgttctcattttctatatttttgtgaaatgtctctgcacatagatagctctgctagtgtttagccacaaaggagtcaattagtagaccttgtgaccttacctgatttgaattggtggaaaaaacgtatttcttactagtgctatgaatatcaatggtgtttcttttattagaaacattataattactataatgttttaaacattagtaacagcaaaataagatcatgtaaaatattttcataaatcaaagaaaagggtgaacgggcgagacgggcagtacttgaaactggctcattggtgacttagtacaagtgtagccatctatgtgtaaaaacaatcaaacaagtaactcacagtaggcatagcacgtacgtacacatcatgcccgtcggcattgggtaaaTTGATGTCAAATTGCCAAGTAGGACTATAAAGTCCATCTTGCAAGAATATACTGTCAGGTTTTGTCAAGCTTTGCCAGACATGACAGGAGGTAATTGCTTGTTGTCTGATTCTTACTTGGAGTATTTCTATAGTTTGTAACGATATAGACCTGTTAGTGGTGGCATGAAACATTCCAGAAAAGTTATTGATTGCAGTAGTCTAACAAACTTATATACCATGCAAGTGACCAGACATAGTAAACATGAGATTTGGACCTGGTTTCTAGGTATTCACGAGAATATAGAATATAGCTTAAGTTTTGCTGTCTGTGGCTAATTTAGTTTCAATTACTGTTAGAGTTGCCAGTTACAACTTAGGTTAGTTACTGTATTGGCTTGTGGGTCTATCAATCAGTGACCTTTTCTGCCAATGGTAAGTTTGCTATATTATGTTGTAGCATGATAGCAGATATGCATATTGGCAAACAGATGAAATACATCTTCAGCTCCTTTCAGAATAAGACTATAAGACTATAAGTATATTAGATGTGTTCTATCCAAATCTTCTTAAAACTTTGTGATCTTTGACGTCTATCCTGAGTTTGAGGTCTGAGAGTGGCAAAGTATCTAGTGGAGGCTGTGGTCACATTTTGTGTTCCAAAGATGCCAACAAACCTCCACCACCTATATTCAGGCAAAACAAAGATTGGATTGATTCCTACTTGATCAAATCAAATTACACTGTTAAAAATGAAGATGTTAAATGATaaccaatattaatgattatcactTCCATGCTGTAAAGTCTTTGTTACATGTTTACTGGAGCTAAGGACAAAAGAAGACAGAAATTTGACTTTGGCATATTCTTTATGTACTGATTCAGGCTCATAGAGTACTTAGAAAAAATGTTGGAAATGTATTTCTCCTCAGAGCTAAAGTTTGGGGGTCTGTTCAAGGTTTACTGTTAATGAAGCTGTCAATATCAGGAGTACACATGCCCTGCCCAcccttattttatttaatttttattttggttacacatagatggctcaagaAGTGCTTACTCACTCAGGGGTCAATTACTAGGCCTACAATGATCTTACTTGCTTACTCCAtgccttgattttttaaaagaaagatgttatttttataactattctaAGGTtagggtaattataatgtttataatggctataatcatagcatcaataatgataacacttgtATTAGAAATTTAAACTCGTTTCCCTAGaatttaaccccttgccaacgggcatggcatgtaggtatatgtaatgcccattgtgagtttacttgtttaattgtttttctacatagatggctacacttgtactaagtcaccagcaagccagttatgagtactgcctgtcttgcccattcacccttttcatcgatttacgaaaatatttaacattatcttattttgctgttactaatgtttataacattatagtaattataatgtttatgataaaaataacactatatttatagcattagtaaaaatacgtttttccagccaattcaaggaaaggtgaaatcctttatggctaagcactagcagagccatctatgtacagagacatttcacaaaaaatataaaaaatgaacacagcattttccccattttttattcatattccccAGTGGCAATGAGTTAAGGAACAGGGTAACAGGTGAGGTCTGGTAGGCCTAGTAATTgggtccttggtgactaaacactgtataaaaaaaattataataacaaaacaatgctACAGTAGATGGTGTATGCATCTAGCACCAATAGTTTAGTTtaggaaacaaatatataaaacacagacaTGAATAGATCAGTCAGAAGTACTTGCTAAAACTTAAAGTTTGTGTATGAGTTTTAaagatttttattcttatattcctACAGCCCATAAACTCAGAACAGATAACAAACCATGTTTTATGGTGTACAAGGTGCACTTCAATCTGTAAAACTATTTTCAATGGAGACTAATATTTTCCAGTTAATTGTTAATCAGCCCTTTTATCCTTTAGGGAACATAATCTGTTTTGTAAGTCATTTGCAGCAGagtctgttttgttttgatgctgcaatttttatattaaatattttgaaatttaaaGTGAAACATATGTAATATAGCAAAGCAGTATTCAAGAGAGGTATCACCTCAGCACAATATATGCTTGATACAATATAATTTCTAGAACTGCAATGTCTTCAGGTACCTGtgttgaatgtgtgagtgagtgagtgagtgagtgagtgagtgtgtgagtgtgtgagtgtgtgagtgtgagagtgagtgagtgagtgagtgagtgagtgagtgagtgagtgagtgagtgagtgagtgagtgagtgagtgagtgagtgagtgagtgagtgagtgagtgagtgtgtgtgtgagtgtgtgtgtgagtgtgtgtgtgagtgtgtgtgtgtgtgtgtgtgtgtgtgtgtgtgtgtgtgtgtgtgtgtgtgtgtgtgtgtgtgtgtgtgtgtgtgtgtgtgtgtgtgtgtgtgtgtgtgtgtgtgtgtgtgtgtgtgtgtgtgtgtgtgtgtgtgtgagtgagtgtgagtgagtgagtgagtgagagaagtatACATCTGAGGGTTTCTGTGAATTAGCCTTTTCCTTTTCGATTTGATTTTATCATAATGCATTGTATACCATAGTTCTGCAATTACTATCCCCTgtttcttcatcgtcttcattattagttgatatttttttatatttgcttcttttcttcACAGGCTGAGGAAGTGAGAAATGTGGATATTGATTTTGATAGAGAGTTTATCTCTAAAACTATACCAAAGCTGGACTGGAATGCTCTCATATTTGCAGCCCAGTGTGTAAGTGTGCAATTCTATTTTTCAGTTACTCTGATTTATTTGAAATATATCTATTTGGTAATAGACATTGACCTTTCTCGAAAGTTATATGGAAGTTGTAACACCAGTGAGATAACGAGTGTTGCTTAACCCTTCTATCCATTGCAGGTAGGGCACCAGGAAGACCTCCCAGAGACCTTGCCtgagagttatgataatgatgaagacctCCTGAAGAAGTTGCATCATATACTGCTAGAGGTATTTCATTTCCATTGTGTTTCTCAGAATGAGTGGATGTAGTTAGTAAATTCATATTCTGGTTAGACCTGTAAGGGATCATTAGTTTCACTGCAGTCATTTAAGTTTAGTTTAGATTGGCCTGATGCTGCCAGGgatggcatttatatatatatgccactgtgagtttagtttattgattgcctttacacatagatggctccacaagtactaagttaCCAGTGttccaattacaagtactgccaatctcacttgtttacccttcttgatttttggaaatattttctggtatcttgTATTGCTGATCATGTCaagaacattatgataattatattgtctataataataatagcagcatgtcaatagcaatagtaaaaagaaaaaaaaaatcctgcaaactcaaggaaaggtgaaatcagatccAAGGAGTTAAACTGTGGACTGCCAGTgacctgtgcacacacacacacacacacacacacacacacacacacacacacacacacacacacatacatacatacatacatacatacatacatacatacatacatacatacatacatacacacacacacacacacacacacacacacacacacacacacacacacacactctcacgcacgcacgcacgcacgcacgcacgcacgcacgcacgcacgcacgcacgcacgcacgcacacacacacacacacacacacacacacaca
This sequence is a window from Penaeus chinensis breed Huanghai No. 1 chromosome 10, ASM1920278v2, whole genome shotgun sequence. Protein-coding genes within it:
- the LOC125029801 gene encoding multifunctional methyltransferase subunit TRM112-like protein — encoded protein: MKLITHNMLTSKGIKNVKEGFPLKIQAEEVRNVDIDFDREFISKTIPKLDWNALIFAAQCVGHQEDLPETLPESYDNDEDLLKKLHHILLEVEVVNGCLECPETKRKFPISNGIPNMLLNEDEV